The Christiangramia flava JLT2011 genome has a segment encoding these proteins:
- a CDS encoding THUMP-like domain-containing protein, with the protein MWNQALLKDEVEDFLRKNLQKDLPSLLLKGSPFPEISIQELGTQLNGLQIARKKFPELFQTSGILYPPKLNLEQTSSEVTAKYKAELVSGQNAIDMTGGMGIDSYFLSKQFQQFDYCEINSELAQLAAHNFKTLQTPIEVHTENGLHFLAEIAETYDWIYTDPARRDEHGGKVFRFSDCTPDIPANLKLLFQRTNNILIKSSPMMDISAGIKELDSVAEVHIVAVENEVKELLWILHENFSGKPKIKTINFEKKAVQSFEASSSEVWEMEFSAPQTYLFEPNAAIQKSGLFAQLAHQTQTKKLHPNSHIFTSEDIVSFPGRKFQIIDSMAFNSNDLKKKLKGIKANVTTRNFPESVENIRKKFKIKEGGKTYLFFTTGPGEQKLVIFCEKLNDDLKN; encoded by the coding sequence ATGTGGAACCAGGCACTTCTAAAAGATGAAGTGGAAGATTTTCTTCGGAAGAATCTTCAGAAAGACCTGCCATCGCTGCTACTGAAAGGTTCTCCTTTTCCGGAAATTTCTATACAGGAACTCGGTACACAGCTTAACGGATTACAGATCGCGCGTAAAAAATTTCCGGAATTATTTCAAACCAGCGGAATCCTGTATCCTCCAAAATTGAACCTGGAACAAACTTCTTCCGAAGTCACGGCGAAGTACAAAGCAGAACTGGTTTCGGGTCAAAATGCAATTGATATGACCGGAGGGATGGGGATCGACAGCTATTTCCTTTCCAAGCAATTCCAGCAATTCGATTATTGTGAGATCAATAGCGAACTGGCCCAACTAGCCGCTCATAATTTTAAAACGCTACAAACTCCCATAGAGGTTCATACTGAAAACGGACTGCATTTTTTGGCTGAAATCGCTGAAACTTATGACTGGATCTATACTGATCCTGCCCGCAGGGATGAACATGGTGGGAAAGTATTCCGCTTTTCAGATTGCACACCCGATATTCCGGCGAACCTTAAGTTGCTTTTCCAGAGAACGAACAATATCCTGATAAAATCCTCTCCGATGATGGATATTTCGGCAGGAATTAAAGAATTAGATTCGGTGGCAGAAGTTCATATCGTAGCAGTTGAAAATGAGGTAAAAGAGCTGCTTTGGATCCTTCACGAAAACTTCTCTGGAAAGCCGAAGATCAAGACGATCAATTTTGAAAAAAAGGCTGTGCAGAGTTTTGAAGCTTCCTCTTCTGAAGTGTGGGAAATGGAATTTAGTGCGCCACAAACCTATCTTTTTGAACCCAATGCTGCCATCCAGAAAAGCGGATTATTTGCGCAATTGGCTCATCAGACCCAAACCAAAAAACTACACCCAAATTCTCATATTTTTACTTCTGAAGATATTGTTTCTTTCCCTGGCAGGAAATTTCAAATTATTGATTCAATGGCTTTTAACAGTAATGATCTGAAGAAAAAATTAAAGGGAATTAAGGCGAACGTTACCACACGTAATTTCCCGGAATCTGTAGAAAATATTCGGAAAAAATTCAAAATAAAAGAAGGCGGAAAAACTTACTTGTTTTTTACTACCGGGCCTGGGGAACAGAAACTGGTTATCTTTTGTGAAAAGCTGAACGACGATCTAAAAAACTAA
- the tsaD gene encoding tRNA (adenosine(37)-N6)-threonylcarbamoyltransferase complex transferase subunit TsaD yields MNDQKINILAIESSCDDTAAAVLCNGKILSNIVATQEVHRQYGGVVPELASRAHQQNIVPVIHQALAKANIDKKDVSAIAFTRGPGLMGSLLVGTSFAKSLAMGLHVPLIEVNHMQAHILAHFIDEEGFDKPKFPFLAMTISGGHTQIVKVSDYFEMEVIGETTDDAVGEAFDKSAKILGLPYPGGPLIDKYSKEGNPKAFKFPKPKVGGLDFSFSGFKTAVLYFIQRETKNDPDFIENNLKDICASIQYTIIGILMDKLKKAVKETGITQVAIGGGVSANSGIRKALVDAEKKWGWKCFIPKFEYTTDNAAMIGIAGYHKFLQEIFSDYSVTAQSRYKI; encoded by the coding sequence ATGAACGATCAAAAAATAAATATCCTGGCCATTGAGTCATCCTGCGATGATACTGCTGCTGCTGTACTTTGCAACGGAAAAATACTTTCAAATATTGTAGCAACTCAGGAAGTTCACCGGCAATATGGCGGTGTGGTTCCCGAACTGGCTTCCAGAGCCCACCAGCAGAACATCGTTCCGGTGATCCATCAGGCTTTGGCGAAGGCAAATATCGATAAAAAAGATGTTTCTGCAATCGCCTTTACCCGCGGTCCCGGCCTCATGGGTTCTTTACTCGTGGGAACGTCTTTTGCCAAGTCTCTCGCAATGGGACTTCATGTGCCCCTAATCGAGGTTAATCACATGCAGGCTCATATCCTGGCACATTTCATTGATGAAGAAGGTTTTGACAAGCCAAAGTTCCCATTCCTGGCCATGACCATTAGCGGTGGCCACACCCAAATTGTAAAGGTTTCTGACTATTTTGAGATGGAAGTGATTGGCGAAACCACTGATGATGCCGTTGGAGAAGCCTTCGATAAAAGTGCCAAAATTTTAGGACTGCCTTACCCGGGTGGCCCGCTTATCGATAAATATTCAAAAGAAGGAAATCCAAAAGCCTTTAAATTTCCGAAGCCAAAAGTAGGCGGACTCGATTTCAGCTTTAGCGGATTTAAAACCGCAGTTCTCTATTTCATCCAACGGGAGACCAAAAATGATCCCGATTTCATTGAAAATAACCTGAAAGATATCTGTGCCTCTATTCAATACACGATTATCGGTATTTTAATGGATAAACTGAAAAAAGCGGTTAAAGAGACCGGGATTACGCAAGTGGCGATTGGTGGCGGAGTTTCAGCCAACAGCGGTATCAGGAAGGCGCTGGTCGATGCCGAAAAGAAATGGGGCTGGAAATGCTTTATCCCGAAATTTGAATATACGACCGATAATGCCGCAATGATCGGGATTGCCGGTTATCATAAATTTCTCCAGGAGATTTTTTCAGATTATTCGGTTACCGCACAATCCAGATACAAGATCTAA
- a CDS encoding DUF4159 domain-containing protein gives MKKLIFILPILFFLNGNAQEIALLKYNGGGDWYANPTSLPNLIKFCNSNIHTAINTKPATVEPGSTDIFQYPFLHMTGHGNVIFSNQEAENLRKYLLSGGFLHIDDNYGMNEYIRKEIAKVFPEKTLTEIPANHEIFSETFDFPNGLPKIHEHDGLRPQAFGIFEEDRLVLLFTFESDLGDGWESEEVHHDPEETRLKALKMGANIIQYAFEH, from the coding sequence ATGAAAAAGCTGATTTTCATCCTGCCTATTCTCTTTTTTCTGAACGGAAACGCGCAGGAGATCGCACTTTTGAAATATAATGGCGGCGGTGACTGGTATGCCAATCCCACCTCTCTGCCCAACCTGATCAAATTCTGCAATTCCAATATCCATACGGCCATTAATACAAAACCAGCGACCGTAGAACCTGGTAGTACCGATATTTTCCAGTATCCTTTCCTGCATATGACCGGCCACGGAAATGTGATTTTCAGTAATCAGGAAGCCGAAAATCTTCGGAAATACCTTTTAAGCGGTGGTTTTTTGCACATTGATGACAACTACGGAATGAACGAATACATCCGCAAAGAGATCGCGAAAGTATTTCCGGAGAAAACCTTAACAGAAATCCCCGCAAACCACGAAATTTTTTCCGAAACTTTTGATTTTCCAAACGGATTGCCGAAGATCCATGAACACGACGGTTTAAGACCACAGGCTTTCGGTATCTTTGAAGAAGATCGCCTGGTGCTGCTTTTTACTTTTGAAAGTGACCTGGGTGACGGCTGGGAAAGTGAGGAAGTTCATCACGACCCGGAAGAAACTCGTCTTAAAGCCCTGAAAATGGGAGCCAATATCATCCAATACGCTTTTGAACATTGA
- a CDS encoding 16S rRNA (uracil(1498)-N(3))-methyltransferase produces the protein MQLFYHPHISENDQELIFPRDESKHITRVLRKKTGDTLTITNGKGLLFIAEIIQDDMKQCIARIISSEKQPAPLYHLHMIVAPTKMNDRYEWFLEKAMEIGVHEVTPIICENSERKTVKLERYERILQSAMKQSLHSRMPILNEPVNFSEFIKKQAEGRKLIAHCEDDQPRKLLQHELKKGENIHILIGPEGDFSPAEIAAALENNWLPVSLGDSRLRTETAAIVACHTVALVNQSS, from the coding sequence ATGCAGTTATTCTACCATCCCCATATTTCTGAAAATGACCAGGAACTGATATTTCCGCGGGACGAAAGCAAGCATATTACGCGGGTGCTTCGGAAAAAAACTGGGGATACGCTCACCATCACAAACGGCAAAGGGTTGCTTTTTATCGCTGAGATCATTCAGGATGACATGAAACAATGCATCGCCAGAATCATTTCTTCGGAAAAACAACCTGCCCCTCTCTACCATTTGCACATGATTGTAGCCCCTACAAAAATGAACGACCGTTATGAATGGTTTTTAGAAAAAGCCATGGAAATTGGCGTTCACGAAGTCACTCCTATCATTTGTGAAAATTCGGAAAGAAAAACGGTCAAACTGGAACGTTACGAAAGGATCTTACAGAGCGCGATGAAACAATCGCTGCATTCACGAATGCCAATTCTGAACGAACCCGTCAATTTTTCAGAATTTATAAAAAAGCAGGCGGAAGGCCGGAAATTGATCGCACACTGCGAGGACGATCAGCCACGGAAATTACTGCAACACGAACTGAAAAAGGGTGAAAACATTCATATTCTTATAGGCCCGGAAGGAGATTTCAGCCCGGCAGAGATTGCTGCCGCCCTGGAAAATAACTGGCTGCCGGTGAGCCTGGGCGACAGCCGCCTTCGAACTGAAACTGCCGCAATTGTTGCCTGTCATACCGTTGCACTTGTGAACCAGTCTTCGTAA
- a CDS encoding TrmH family RNA methyltransferase, translating to MNRQLAHAETQFKNRKFPVILLLDNITGDANIGSIFRLADAFGISEIIFTGSPPNLGSNRLKRTARNTFKTVEHRFSEDIISEIEHFRNSGFHIAALEITENSSPIHQISEAKNAKIVLIAGNERSGVSPEVLAACDVSYHIEMFGENSSMNVANSVGIGLYEIIKATAVLNEK from the coding sequence TTGAACCGACAATTAGCTCATGCCGAAACCCAGTTTAAAAACAGGAAATTTCCGGTCATCCTGTTGCTGGACAATATAACCGGTGACGCGAACATTGGCAGTATTTTTCGCCTGGCCGATGCATTTGGGATCAGCGAGATCATTTTTACCGGTTCGCCGCCCAATCTGGGCAGTAACAGGCTAAAACGCACGGCCCGGAACACTTTCAAGACGGTAGAACATCGTTTTTCTGAAGACATTATTTCCGAAATCGAGCATTTCAGAAATTCCGGTTTTCATATTGCCGCGCTGGAAATCACTGAAAATAGCAGCCCGATACACCAAATTTCCGAAGCAAAGAATGCGAAAATTGTTCTTATTGCCGGGAATGAGCGTTCCGGGGTTTCGCCTGAAGTGCTGGCTGCCTGCGATGTGAGCTACCACATCGAGATGTTTGGCGAGAACAGTAGTATGAATGTCGCTAATTCTGTAGGAATTGGTCTTTATGAAATCATAAAAGCTACCGCCGTTTTAAATGAGAAATAA
- a CDS encoding AI-2E family transporter, with protein MKAEEISTGILKALGIIIGICLLLFFLYEIQSVIAYVIIAAVIALIGRPAVIFLRQRLHFPNTIAVISVLLLVLSAFAGLIYVFVPIIIEQSRNLGQIDIEAFKSDLNDLNDQINSYLGVTEINIIEGLERSEFVQSFDLSLIPEFLNNVFSILGATLVAVFSVLFISFFFLKDSKLMLHSILVFANRGEEQKFQRVFNKIKILLSRYFVGLTMQIIVLFILYSILLSVFEVNNPIAIAFICAFLNLIPYLGPLVAGILMALFVISSNLGADFSTIILPRVIYVMLGYGICQLIDNFISQPMIFGASVRSHPLEIFLIILIAGLLFGIIGMVVAVPFYTALKVVAKETLSEYKIVKRLTRDL; from the coding sequence GTGAAAGCAGAGGAAATAAGTACCGGAATTCTTAAAGCACTGGGTATAATCATTGGTATTTGCCTGCTTTTATTCTTTTTGTACGAAATACAATCGGTCATCGCATATGTGATTATCGCGGCTGTCATTGCACTTATTGGCAGGCCGGCGGTAATTTTTCTGCGTCAAAGACTGCATTTTCCGAACACCATCGCGGTAATCTCCGTGCTACTACTTGTTCTTTCGGCTTTCGCCGGACTGATCTACGTTTTTGTGCCGATCATTATCGAGCAAAGCAGGAACCTGGGGCAAATTGATATTGAGGCATTTAAAAGCGACCTGAACGATCTCAACGACCAGATAAATAGTTATTTAGGCGTAACCGAGATCAATATTATTGAAGGCCTGGAACGCAGCGAATTTGTTCAGAGCTTCGATCTTTCCCTGATCCCGGAATTTCTGAACAATGTTTTTAGTATTCTGGGGGCAACACTGGTGGCCGTATTTTCTGTACTTTTCATCTCTTTTTTCTTTTTGAAAGACAGCAAATTAATGCTCCACAGCATCCTGGTTTTTGCCAATCGCGGGGAAGAACAGAAGTTCCAGCGCGTTTTTAACAAGATCAAGATTTTACTTTCACGATATTTTGTAGGGTTAACGATGCAGATCATCGTACTATTCATCCTTTACTCCATTTTGCTTTCGGTTTTTGAAGTCAATAACCCTATAGCCATCGCTTTTATCTGCGCATTTTTAAACCTGATCCCTTACCTGGGGCCACTGGTTGCAGGAATTCTCATGGCACTTTTCGTGATTTCCAGCAACCTGGGAGCCGATTTTAGTACGATCATTCTCCCGCGTGTCATCTACGTGATGCTGGGCTACGGAATTTGCCAGCTGATCGATAACTTCATTTCTCAGCCCATGATCTTTGGTGCCAGCGTTCGTTCGCACCCGCTGGAAATTTTTCTGATCATTTTGATAGCAGGGCTGTTATTCGGAATTATCGGGATGGTCGTGGCCGTTCCTTTTTACACGGCTTTAAAAGTGGTTGCAAAGGAAACCCTGAGCGAATACAAGATCGTAAAACGACTTACCCGAGACCTGTAA
- a CDS encoding translocation/assembly module TamB domain-containing protein produces the protein MLFIILLIVFSIPAVQTSVARRLTRSLQEKNDVVLRIGRVSIGYFGDVELSEIYIEDHHQDTLLTAREVNTSILSIPKLLNNSPSLGDTRIDGLHMKMRRYANEDRDNLGMFIQKLKKEPTGDPAHFELHTGNVEIINSHYSYYDENLDKQDVLDISNLNIFAIELVINDENIEVAIENLSGYEHRDIQIENLATQFHYDPTSMRLENMKLKTPNSFIDADLFFNYETGDFSDFENLVQVEADFRESTISSTDLLSFYDGFGKGEKVNFTTRLTGTLNDFHLENFRMSGMDRSSVDGDVQIRGSFSDNGENFSLDGNFKELNTNYYDLVNLLPGPLKGNLPETLRDFGNLQLTGRTQVTNSSLVADVVVNTQLGSAEGDFALRNFNSRVNSSYNGKLIFKNFNIGRLIKNDKLGKTSFNLDFSGKGFGRENLNSELKGSISRLTFNNYTYKNIQVIGNLRNPVFNGYFISRDENLQMEFNGLADLSEDINNYDFEASVQYADLNKLNFVSRDSVSVFKGDVIMNMRGTSVDDAVGQIMLLNTSYKNQNDLYYFDDLTIASSFDEESVRTIRINSPDVISGQVTGIFKVNEVGALFQNSIGSIYTNYQPRTITTNQYMEFDFDIYNQIVEVFYPDIELAPNTFIRGRVESDEKEFKLTFRSPRIDLFDNMLENINLQVDNTNPIYNTYFEADSIATDYYNFSEFSFINVTQRDTLFIRSEIRGGPKNDDIYNLNLYHTINEDNKSVVGIQKSDLKFKEKVWYLNEPGNRDNRIIFDNKFRDFTIDSLVMSHENEEIRLSGSKRDSTYKNFKMQFDNVDIAKITPEIDSLDLKGTLDGHLDLIQENGAYYPVSDLTIDSLKVNDNYLGDLDLNVEGNENLTRYSVNARLHNKDVESMSALGYINVPGDEPVIDLEVNMNRLNMAIFSPLGGDVLSNIRGFASGRAFVNGNYRNPDFSGSLTLNQAGLRIPYLNVDLDFMNEARVNLTKQQFEFNNITIVDTKYNTRGKLDGNIRHKNFKEWFLDLSISSDRMLVLDTEAERDALYYGTAFIDGEATIKGPTDQLEIDVTAATERGTVFKIPLSDTEGVGDNSFIHFISPEEKAARLAGAEIEIPEVKGIELFFDLDITNDAEVEVVVDQTSGSTLRGRGAGSLLLEINTNGKFNMWGDFIVYEGVYNFKYAGLVQKTFKVESGGSINWDGNPMQAQLDVSAVYSLNANPAVLLENPSVNRKIPVDVVINLQGQVEQPDISFDIDFPNASSTVKSELQYRIDDRQSKELQALFLVTQGSFYSEFGLRGAAIYGTLAERASSIVNDIFAADDGKFQVGVNYVQGDRTPDQQTVDRFGLTLSTQISDRVIINGEVGVPVAGVTETVIIGDLQIDFLLNDDGSLRAKVFNRESNIQFIGEKIGFTQGVGLSYNVDFDTFKELIQKIANIELSRTEDPVETDESARTFAPSYINFPEGN, from the coding sequence TTGTTATTCATTATTTTACTGATCGTATTTTCCATACCTGCGGTCCAGACTTCTGTTGCTCGCAGGCTTACGCGTTCGCTTCAGGAGAAAAATGACGTGGTTCTGCGAATAGGGCGGGTTTCCATTGGATATTTTGGCGATGTGGAACTGAGCGAAATCTACATTGAAGATCATCATCAGGACACGCTGCTTACCGCAAGGGAAGTCAATACTTCCATCCTGAGCATTCCTAAATTACTGAATAATTCACCCAGTCTAGGAGATACCAGGATCGATGGTCTCCACATGAAAATGCGCCGTTATGCCAACGAAGATCGCGATAACCTGGGCATGTTCATTCAGAAACTCAAGAAGGAACCTACCGGTGACCCCGCACATTTTGAGCTGCATACCGGTAACGTGGAGATCATCAACAGCCATTACAGCTATTACGATGAAAACCTGGATAAGCAGGATGTACTGGATATTTCGAACCTGAACATTTTCGCTATTGAACTGGTGATCAATGATGAAAATATCGAGGTAGCGATTGAAAATCTTAGTGGTTACGAACATCGCGACATCCAGATCGAGAACCTGGCAACGCAGTTCCACTATGACCCTACGAGCATGCGATTGGAAAATATGAAGCTGAAAACGCCAAATTCTTTCATTGATGCTGATCTTTTCTTTAATTACGAAACCGGCGATTTTTCTGATTTTGAGAACCTGGTGCAGGTGGAAGCCGATTTTAGGGAAAGTACGATCTCCAGTACCGACTTGCTTTCTTTTTACGATGGCTTCGGAAAAGGTGAAAAAGTGAATTTCACCACCCGTTTAACAGGTACGCTGAATGATTTTCACCTGGAAAATTTCCGTATGAGCGGGATGGATCGGAGCTCGGTTGATGGGGATGTACAAATCAGGGGTTCTTTTTCCGATAATGGGGAGAACTTCAGCCTGGACGGTAATTTCAAAGAACTGAATACCAATTATTATGACCTGGTGAATTTGCTGCCTGGCCCTTTGAAAGGAAACCTTCCGGAGACCCTACGGGATTTTGGCAATTTGCAATTGACCGGCAGGACGCAGGTAACCAATTCTTCGCTGGTGGCAGATGTGGTGGTAAATACCCAACTGGGTTCTGCGGAAGGGGATTTTGCCCTGCGCAATTTCAATAGCCGCGTGAATTCAAGCTACAACGGGAAACTGATCTTTAAAAATTTCAATATTGGCCGACTGATCAAAAATGATAAACTGGGAAAAACGAGTTTCAACCTGGATTTTTCAGGGAAAGGTTTTGGCCGCGAAAACCTGAATTCTGAACTAAAAGGAAGTATTTCCAGGCTAACCTTCAATAATTACACGTACAAGAACATCCAGGTGATCGGGAATTTGAGGAATCCGGTGTTCAACGGGTATTTCATTTCGCGGGATGAAAATCTTCAGATGGAATTCAACGGTCTTGCAGATCTTTCCGAAGACATCAATAATTATGATTTTGAGGCATCCGTCCAGTATGCCGATTTGAATAAGCTGAATTTTGTGAGCCGTGACAGCGTTTCGGTCTTCAAGGGCGACGTGATTATGAATATGCGCGGCACCAGTGTTGATGATGCCGTGGGGCAGATCATGCTGCTGAATACGTCTTACAAAAACCAGAACGACCTGTATTATTTTGATGATTTAACCATCGCTTCGAGCTTTGACGAGGAAAGCGTAAGGACCATCAGGATCAATTCTCCAGATGTGATCAGCGGGCAGGTTACCGGGATCTTTAAAGTGAACGAAGTTGGTGCGCTTTTTCAAAATTCCATTGGAAGCATTTATACCAATTACCAGCCGCGAACGATCACAACGAACCAGTATATGGAGTTCGATTTTGATATTTATAACCAGATCGTGGAAGTTTTCTATCCCGATATTGAGCTGGCACCGAATACCTTTATCCGCGGAAGGGTGGAATCTGACGAGAAGGAATTTAAACTGACGTTTCGTTCGCCCAGAATCGATCTTTTCGACAATATGCTTGAAAATATCAATTTGCAGGTAGATAATACAAACCCGATCTATAACACGTATTTTGAGGCTGATAGCATTGCGACCGATTATTATAATTTTTCTGAATTCAGCTTTATCAACGTAACTCAACGGGATACACTGTTTATCCGTTCGGAGATCAGGGGAGGTCCCAAAAATGACGATATCTACAACCTGAACCTTTATCATACCATCAACGAAGACAATAAATCGGTGGTTGGGATCCAGAAATCTGATCTGAAATTCAAAGAAAAGGTCTGGTACCTGAACGAACCCGGAAATCGGGATAACAGGATCATCTTTGATAATAAATTCCGGGATTTTACGATCGATTCGCTGGTGATGAGCCATGAAAATGAAGAGATCAGGCTCAGTGGCTCTAAGCGGGATTCCACGTATAAGAATTTTAAAATGCAGTTCGATAATGTGGATATTGCCAAAATCACCCCGGAAATTGACAGTCTCGACCTAAAAGGAACCCTGGATGGTCACCTGGATTTGATACAGGAAAACGGCGCTTATTACCCGGTGAGCGATCTAACGATCGATTCGCTTAAGGTCAACGATAATTATTTGGGAGACCTGGACCTGAACGTCGAAGGGAATGAGAATCTTACGCGCTATTCGGTAAACGCGAGGCTTCACAACAAAGATGTCGAGTCGATGAGCGCTCTGGGATATATCAACGTACCGGGAGATGAACCGGTGATCGATCTGGAAGTGAATATGAACCGGCTGAATATGGCCATTTTTAGTCCGTTGGGTGGAGATGTATTGTCGAATATTCGAGGTTTTGCCTCGGGACGGGCCTTTGTTAACGGCAATTACCGGAATCCGGATTTTTCAGGAAGCCTGACGCTGAACCAGGCCGGGCTGCGGATTCCGTATTTGAACGTCGACCTGGATTTTATGAATGAGGCCCGCGTGAACCTTACCAAACAACAGTTCGAATTCAATAATATCACGATCGTTGATACAAAATACAATACCCGCGGAAAGTTGGACGGAAACATCAGGCACAAGAATTTCAAAGAATGGTTCCTGGATCTCTCTATTTCTTCAGACAGGATGCTGGTACTGGATACGGAAGCGGAGCGTGATGCGCTATACTACGGAACAGCTTTTATAGATGGAGAAGCAACGATCAAAGGCCCTACAGATCAATTAGAAATCGATGTAACGGCCGCTACCGAAAGGGGAACGGTCTTTAAAATTCCACTCAGCGATACCGAAGGTGTGGGCGATAATTCATTCATTCACTTTATTAGTCCGGAAGAAAAAGCCGCCAGGCTTGCCGGGGCTGAAATTGAAATTCCCGAGGTAAAAGGTATCGAATTGTTTTTTGACCTGGACATCACCAATGATGCAGAAGTCGAAGTAGTGGTAGACCAGACCAGCGGCAGTACCCTTCGAGGTCGTGGAGCGGGAAGTTTGCTTCTCGAAATCAACACCAACGGGAAATTCAATATGTGGGGAGATTTTATCGTCTATGAAGGAGTGTATAACTTCAAATATGCCGGGCTTGTTCAGAAGACTTTTAAAGTGGAATCTGGCGGAAGTATCAACTGGGATGGAAACCCCATGCAGGCACAGCTTGACGTCAGCGCGGTGTATTCCCTAAACGCCAATCCCGCGGTCTTACTGGAAAACCCATCGGTTAACCGCAAGATACCGGTAGACGTGGTAATCAATCTTCAGGGACAGGTGGAACAGCCGGATATTTCCTTTGATATCGATTTTCCAAATGCCAGTTCTACGGTTAAATCGGAATTGCAGTACCGTATTGATGACCGGCAGAGTAAGGAATTGCAGGCCTTGTTTCTCGTGACACAGGGAAGTTTCTACAGTGAATTCGGTCTCCGTGGTGCCGCGATCTACGGAACACTGGCCGAACGGGCTTCCAGTATCGTAAATGATATTTTTGCAGCTGATGACGGGAAGTTTCAGGTTGGAGTAAATTATGTCCAGGGTGACCGAACGCCAGATCAGCAAACGGTAGACCGGTTTGGACTCACGCTTTCCACACAGATCTCCGATCGCGTGATCATTAACGGGGAAGTTGGGGTACCCGTTGCGGGAGTGACTGAAACCGTGATCATTGGCGACCTCCAGATCGATTTTCTGCTGAATGATGACGGCTCTCTTCGTGCCAAAGTTTTCAATAGGGAAAGTAACATCCAGTTCATCGGGGAGAAAATTGGCTTTACTCAAGGTGTGGGCCTCAGCTATAATGTAGATTTTGATACCTTTAAAGAACTTATTCAGAAAATTGCCAATATCGAGCTTTCCCGAACCGAAGACCCCGTAGAAACCGATGAAAGTGCCAGGACTTTCGCTCCTTCCTATATCAATTTCCCGGAAGGAAACTGA